In Euphorbia lathyris chromosome 10, ddEupLath1.1, whole genome shotgun sequence, the DNA window CtttgtcctatccactaccatattttcctcaatcccaataaactcatatcactctcgatcaccctcctccaagtttgcttaggtcttcccctacccctcaccactacatccctttgccactcttcagtcctcctaaccggcgcatcaagcgctcttcgttttacatggccaaaccaccttagtcggttttccctcattttattctcaatagatgtaacccctacttttgtcctaattatttcattactcacccgatcctttctcgtatgaccacacatccatctcaacatacgcatctccaccaccaacatcttatggatgtgacagtatttaactgcccaacactccgtattATATAACAATGCGGGTCTGATTGcggtgcggtagaattttcccttcaatctattaggcatgccggggtcacaaagaaacccgtagcactcttccacttcgcctAACCCGTAGCAATCcgatgcctgaacaactctcccatctagggtgattgtccctgcctccctactcctatcgccgCTAAAATTACACTCctaaatattctgtcttacttcggctcaacttgaagcctctagattctaaagtttgtctccatagttccaacttcctctccacgccttccttcgtctcatcaaccaacacaatatcatctgcaaacaacatgaaccatggtataccatcttgaagtgaactcatTAGTTCGTCCATaatgatggcaaaaagaaatgggcttagtgcagaaccttgatgcactccaatcgtaatagtgAACTCTTCACTCTTCCCAACACTGgtgcgtacactcgtgcatgctccctcatacatgtcctttatgatgtcaacatTCATTGACAGAGAAAAATGCTTTGAAAGTTAATCCAAATGGAAACATGTGATATGTCTATATGCAAAACCAATTTTGGGCCATCTGGTGGTCCACAAATGATCTAACAATCCACCACAGAATCCTGAACTACAACAATGCAATTCTATGTTCTTCACTGGTtaaaaatgaaaacaataaTAACCAAATATGACTGCAATAGGGCAAGAAAAAGACAACCTTCTCGATCAGAAACCATAATAACAAAGCAATCTGTTAGCTCAAGGCCCTGTTAATTAGTTCTTACATTTTCCCTTGACAAAGAAGCCACTGCTGTTGAAGAAGTAAGATCCCAAACCCTACCAGGGCCACGACCTCCCAAGGAAACAAGAAATTTCCCATCAGGGCTGCAAAACAATTATGTTGTATCAGTATAAGTGGATTACAAACTGTTCACACATGCCTGCTCAGGAACTAGAGATCTGATCTCTCACTCCACTATAGTAGTACCTGAAACATAAGTCCTTCACAGACGCATGAGCTTCAGCCTCATTAATAATAATTTCCATGCTGGGCCACTTGAAAACCCTTAATTTACCATCCTGTACTGCAACAATTTATAGCATCATATTGCATGCTATGAAGGAAAAAGGAGCAATTACTATAGTGAAATCACCATGCTATGAAGCAGGACATGAGATCTAAGGTGTTCAGCTATCAGTTATCCTAGCAACTTATTTGAAAGGCAAGTATTCGAAAGGCATGTCTTAGCTATGAAGATGGTAAAACCTTCAACATCTTGCAAAGTATAATTGTATACATATCAATGGATGTGGATTTATGCATGCAGTATCTATCCAAGATTGAATGAAACACATATCAGAGAAAAAATTAGACAAAGATGAGAAGAATGTGTTTCAAAATTTTATGAACCTTTCAGATAGATAATCAGTGTAAAATTCATCATCAGTGTGAAATTCAATCACACTGCACATTATCTACAGCCAAAGCCTACTTGTTTGCATCTATGGggttttcatttgtttttctcccttcaataataatattaaaaaccaAACTTAGTCAAATTGTTACTATATCTAAACTTTTTAGAAACATAACTAAGCTTGTTCAAGGGTTTCTACTTTACTTTCTGAATTATGTTACTTTGCAGGGATGTTTGACATTCTCAGGGCTAGTGCTTACTTCATGTGATCCATGGACGTTCTTTGATACAACCGTTTTGTTAAACCCCCAGTCAACCACCCTTTCATTATCCAGCTCTCTTTCTCAACATGGAAAAGAAGCCCAGAAAAATGAGCAAAATAAGTAAAATAATACTTTAGAGTCCCGACCATAGCAGGAAGGAAAAATTTGTAACTCCCAAAATCTAGTAAGGGCCACAACCTCTTCCTAGAATATAAATAATGCTTACTTTTCCACCAATTTGGACCAAACGTGTAATAGTTTTCAGTTTCCAACATGCATTCCTAAAAGAAAAAATTCTTTTGCAAATTAACGATGATATAGTACTAGGCATATCCTCATGTTACAACTTCGTaattgtcatggaaccgattaaACCAAAAGCTCAAGCCGATAGTTAAATctcaatcatagatcttatattaatctccgacataCACCCACAAGCAAATGCTCCTAGGACTAGCGATATAAACAAGAATACTCATCTGAGCCGCAGGAACATCAAATTCCCCCTATGGGAGTTCCAATGGGGGCTAGTACACATTCCCTGACGAACAAATGGCTTGCAGCGTGTACAACACAAGCCCATCCCactatgtgtttttaattccacaaattaatgaggttgtcacaactcgaaccctcgaccttTTGGTccaagaggctctgataccatgtcatggaaccaattgaactaaaagcttaagctaaTAGTTAAAGGCAAGGGACATTTGCTTGAGGGGATGTGTCAGAGattataataaaaactattcttggaccttaactataagcttgagcttttagttcaattagttcaataacatggtatcagagtctACGGTTCGATTCCCggcagccccatttgttgatttaattgcacgacatggtaatatgggctCTGTTGTGCACGCTTCAAGCCTAGTGGCCATTCGCGTGTGGaggtgtgtcagatattaatatgaagtggacctttaactattatTTTGTTGTATTTGAAACCAAAAAATGAGCATCATGCAGCAAATTCATTTCAAATTTTAACAGATGCATAATTTTTCTACCTCGCCACCAATTGCAAGTACAGAACTGTCACTGTTAAAGGCCAATGCTAACTGCTGTCCAATGTCTTCTAACTTGCTCAGATCTTTTTCTGACTCTTTTAGACCAACCTTGCAGGCTCCATTCTCCTTGACTAAATCCCATTCAAAAAACCTAGAAAAAACAACCAATGTAATATATcaataatcttttaataaatGTAAACTACACACAATCTACAAGAAAAGATCACATtgatagaatttttttttgccttaaAAAGTGAAGGGGAAAAAAGTGAGTGAAAGATCCAGAAATTCTTATTAGTCAAAGTATCCACATTAGTCCAGAAATTCTTATTAGTCAGAGTATCAACATTAGAACTATAACTTACTCCATACAAAATAGTAATGCATAGTGAGTCCATGAGATGTATTTTATGTTCCTATTTACTGCAGTAAAAAATGAAATCCTTAGTCAGTCCTCGACGTTCCTATTTAACTTCTCCTGATAACAATTATCACATAAGCATCAACCATACTTTAATGCTGATGAGACTGCCCATCTGTAAAATCTtataaatgctaaaaaaaaaaaattgctctTATGTCCTCTCACAGCTCACACTGGTGCACCTAAATATTCTCATCTGATATTTCTTCTTGAAAGCAAAGGCAAAGTTAAAGGACCTCACCGTTGTGTGGATGGGTGATAGAACAAAGTGACGCTACACAGATAGTGCCATTGAATGTGTCCGAGAGGTCATTAAACAAAATAGCAAAGTAACTGGCATACAAATCTGAATAGATGATTTGGATAACTTAACCCTTCATAAAATTTCAGTTGATACAGACACCAAAAATAGATAAAGTAAGCTCATAATTGAAGGgagaaaaaaagagagagaaagaagaaaatataATCCAGTTTCGCACCATTATCCTTCGCAAGAATTTATTGTTCATGTACCCATTACATTTAGTACACGAGGGCCTCCCCCTCACTTCATTTTAGGCTTAAGATAAGTAATTATCCTAAAAATCTTGTAAGGAGAATAGAAGAGTAAAAGCCAGTCAATAAAATAATTACCGGCAGCCTTTTGGCAATGCACAGATAAGTCCATCTCCACCAGGGTGAACAACCATCCTATAAGGCAAATCAGAACCAGTTCCAAGCTTTGCTACCTGAAACACAAGAAAAGAAAATCGTACACAATGATGGCATCTGCATAAGAGAATGAAACTTTTGACTTTATATGCCATATTTAGATGTCAGACTGCCAAGCTAAAGCAAATTGCAGAAGCATGTCTAGTACCACGAAATATGAAGCAAAAAATTATTATAGAACAGAGCAATGTGAAACGCCTACATTGTTGCCAGATATTCTCTTACAAAAAGATCACCCTAATTCAACTTAATGGATCCTAGAGGGAAATATCTATGAGATGACATCTTTAACATTCTCTGATTGATAAACTACATCTGAATAAACAGATAAAATTATATGCATCACGTTGTGAAATTGTGTAATGCAATTGCCAATATGTGATCGTAGTGAATGGATACAACTCAAATCATCAATTATATTATACAATAATCACTATATGAACTGAAATATTGATCAGTAACTGAACTCCAACATTAGGAATTAAACACGATACTGTTGATCATGAGCATGTCGTGGCCCAGCAAATTAACTGAAGTCCTAAATTTTGACAATAGTATCACAAATGTCAAGCAACTAGACAAACTTAGTTGAAATTAAGTGTACATAGGCTGTATTAGCATCAAATATGAATAAACAGGGTTACATGTTAGCTTCAATCTGAGTTGCACTGTATGAAATggctcaaaaaaataaaaaaataaaaatcgtgGTTGGGAAGGTTATTCAAATATGAAAATTAGGACTAATTTCAAATAAGCAGAAAATTCAACATACAGGTTGAGCAGAGAGAGAACTGGAGGCAAAATCGAAATGAACGACGACGGCAGCGTTGGGAATGCCGCTGCGTCCTTCGCCGCCGCCACCAGCAAGAACAGCGTAGTATTCATTAGCGATGTCCTGCGAAGGTGCAGGAGGAGAGGAATCCTTAGCTGAATCTGCATCTTCGTCGTGGGACTCGATAGGATTTTCAGATTGGAGTCTGGATCTGAGTTGGTTGTAGGGAACAAAAGCAGCAGAGTAGAAAGGAATGCCATATTTTTGCAAGCTGGGAGGATCCGGCTTCTTGTTCTTCCCCATTGCCTAGTGAAAGAGACTGTAGAATTATCGCCAATCGACGGCGACCAATTAGCCACTCAGCAATTGATACAAAACAGAGCTGAAACTTTTTAACCTTCCAAATTGCGAAATTCTTAATTCAACCAATAAATTATGCTAACCTGGAATCAAGCACAATATTTGGGATGGGAAAGTCAGAGCTACAAAGCGATCACAAAATGAAAGCTTTATTAAAAACAATGgaaagaaattagagaagaagagGAATTTCGATTTATGAGGAATGAACCGACCTTCAAAAGAGTCTTCCCTCGGGTAGACGATTCATCAGAGATTTGGAACAAAGGTAACTTTTGTGGGCCTTGTGCATTTCAGCATATGAAACTCAAATATTTTAGGCCTAATGCATATCCAGCCCCTTAAAGTTGtccgttttgttcatttaacctcCTGATCTTACAAGACAACCCTTTAACTCcctaaactccataaaaatggtatttctcacccccttaacttgtccatttatcccccaactcatagaatgttctatttacccccttaactccataaaagtggtatttttcaccccttacaatccgttatcgaagcctaaattgataactttttttaaacgttaaacctatatttatgttttccataaaagtggaacctaaattgatacttccccaaaaatcataggcccatttcggtacattatccctagatataatgtatttaacttgtttatattaatgttcttgttatttgtattttttattcgttctttctccattcaactttttttactactataaagggataagaaataccattttatgaaattaagagggtaaataggatcataagtggtgagaaataccacttttatggagttaagggggtaaataggatattctatgagttgagaaggggtaaaatgacaaatttggacaaattaagggggtgagaaataccatttttatggagtttagagggttaaagggttgtcccgtaaggtgagggggttaaatgaacaaaacggaTAACTTTAGAGGGCTGGGTATGCATTAGGCcaatattttaatttgaaaataaaCGTCCTCATCATTGAtttttgtttattaatttttcaatttctaattatttaattattaaaaaacatatatatatatcatcttCAACAATAGATTAGAGCCCTCTCCAGTGTTTGAAGTTGGCCGACTTGACCACCAACTTAGTGTTCAACCATGTAGCCATCTAAACCCCATAAATGACATACGTTTAACCTCATTTAATCTACATAGTAATAACATGTCAATTGTTGGTAACCCCAACAATGTAAGACCTATGAAAGAGAGTAAAATCCCATCTCCTTCTACAACGGTCAtataatacaacaacaacaaagccttaattccgaaatgattcggggtcggctaacatgaaccatcatataaaaccgtgaaatcaagtcgtgtcagcgacacaaattctctccctccactctgtcctatccactaccatattttcctcaatccccaataaactcatatcactctcgatcaccctcctccaagtttgcttaggtcttcccctacccctcaccactacatccctttgccactcttcggtcctcctaaccggcgcatcaagcgctctacgtctcacatggccaaaccaccttagtcggttttccctcattttattctcaatagatgtaacccctacttttgtcctaattatttcattactcacccgatcctttctcgtatgaccacacatccatctcaacatacgcatctccgccaccgacatcttatggacatgacagtgtttcactgcccaacactccgtaccatataacaatgttggtctgattgccgtgcggtagaattttcccttcaatctattaggcatgccggggtcacaaaggaaacccgtagcactcttccacttcgtccaaccagatttaatcctgtGAGCAatatctccatctacttctccatccgtttggataatagatcctagataccggaagcaatccgaggcctgaacaactctcccatctagggtgattgtcactgcctccctactcctaaggccgctaaacttacactccaaatattctgtcttatttcggctcaacttaaagcctctagattctaaagtttgtctccatagttccaatttcctctccactccttccttcgtctcatcaaccaacacaatatcatccgcaaacaacatgcaccatggtataccatcttgaagtgaacttgttagttcatccataacgatggcaaaaagaaatggacttagtgcggaaccttgatgcactccaatcgtaatagggaactcttgagtcttcccaacactagtacgtacactcatgcatgctccctcatacatgtcttttatgatgtcaatatatttccgcaaaatgcctttccttagtaaggcccaccaaagtacttcccttggtaccttatcatatgctttctccaagtcaatgaaaaccatatgcaagtccttcttcttatttcgataatgctccattaattgtctcattagatggatggcttccatagttgatcttccgggcataaagccaaactggttttccgagatcttcaccgtcctccttagcctttgttcgatcactcgctcccaaagtttcatagtgtgactcattaatttgattcctcgatagttggcacaatcttggacatcgcctttgttcttatacaaagggattaagatacttttcctccattttaatgacatcttattgtttctccaaattttgttgaagaacgtcgtcaaccattcgattcctctctctcccaaacatctccaaatctcaatagggatgccatcaggtcctactgccttcttcaacctcatcttatttaatgcaattttgacttcacccttttgaattctccgcatgcagtcatgatttatcatatcacgagggatacttatatctccc includes these proteins:
- the LOC136208740 gene encoding SEC12-like protein 2; protein product: MGKNKKPDPPSLQKYGIPFYSAAFVPYNQLRSRLQSENPIESHDEDADSAKDSSPPAPSQDIANEYYAVLAGGGGEGRSGIPNAAVVVHFDFASSSLSAQPVAKLGTGSDLPYRMVVHPGGDGLICALPKGCRFFEWDLVKENGACKVGLKESEKDLSKLEDIGQQLALAFNSDSSVLAIGGEDGKLRVFKWPSMEIIINEAEAHASVKDLCFSPDGKFLVSLGGRGPGRVWDLTSSTAVASLSRENDEVLASCRFSQSSDRTQVLFVTSITDKGGSIVTWDASSWKRISSKRVTRDPVSSFNVSPDGKFLAMGTIQGDVLLISSSNRQVQAVKKAHLGMVTALAFSHDSRALISASMDSSARVTAVEEKKSGTFSLWIIILLILLAIAGYVMKNEEVVTFLG